One Glycine max cultivar Williams 82 chromosome 6, Glycine_max_v4.0, whole genome shotgun sequence DNA segment encodes these proteins:
- the LOC100799781 gene encoding condensin complex subunit 2 → MAETLSPNPAMGRKQRLRIQSPTSPFVLGSNNDQLERARARDARAAANRRKSLALNQPLQANSHPGLNKQQILDLFQNCIKLASENKINQKNTWELNLIDHLTDIIKAEEEHDAETNFQKASCTLEAGVKIYSLRVDSVHSEAYKVLGGMNRAGQEAEEDTTLDGVNIESRQEESRKETSKKLSPLSTLESSFEALNVKKFDAAFVVDPLYRQTTAKFDEGGAKGLLMNNLGVYGGCRVLFDSQEVPAKCMASQNQSDISDTIDLSFLKDCIDQMVLDMRVKDEISPSLRTIVNQFDESNRRPTDIQLQGPSSAEDLDNADNNENGFDREEYENCTAWSDDHDDQTVVADLDYNDADPSFSSYPQDNAEQFPSPETDMDDRFENVEGYLFLSLGFSSKQNAWAGPDHWKYRKSKVSEVHPTSEDGSTLKSRQPKSKRQTEVDLNFTDSLEKKVLDTFSPPKNPKLLLLPESRLPCNTKLPEDCHYQPEDLVKLFLLSNVKCLGRKANRFSDGSREQSNEYESFPSWDNGSVCGDDAGDYGGDLHSDMEDSNTLITQPRQVNKIEVQYDKTSKQVDVHALKITLWDHVQESVKLPLEGQKDTLSFKNILANFPSECNAAATISDISPHLCFICLLHLANEKGLSIQNSSNLDDLAIRLPQVADSIRGTV, encoded by the exons ATGGCGGAAACCCTAAGCCCCAATCCCGCGATGGGTCGGAAGCAGAGACTCCGCATCCAGTCTCCGACCAGCCCCTTCGTCTTGGGCTCCAACAACGACCAGCTCGAACGCGCCCGGGCACGAGACGCACGCGCCGCCGCCAACCGCCGCAAGAGCCTCGCCCTCAACCAGCCCCTCCAGGCCAATTCCCATCCTGGCCTCAACAAACAGCAGATCCTCGACTTGTTCCAAAACTGCATCAAACTCGCCAGCGAAAAC AAAATTAATCAGAAAAACACGTGGGAGTTGAACCTGATTGACCATCTTACTGATATCATCAAGGCCGAAGAAGAGCATGATGCGGAGACTAATTTTCAAAAG GCAAGCTGCACTCTTGAGGCTGGAGTCAAAATTTATTCATTAAGGGTGGATTCAGTGCATTCTGAGGCATATAAAGTTCTTGGTGGGATGAATAGAGCAGGCCAAGAAGCTGAGGAAG ACACTACCCTGGATGGTGTTAATATTGAAAGTAGACAAGAAGAAAGCAGGAAAGAAACGAGCAAAAAG TTGTCACCTTTGTCAACATTGGAATCATCTTTTGAGGCACTTAATGTAAAGAAGTTTGATG ctGCATTTGTCGTGGATCCTCTCTATCGCCAAACAACAGCAAAATTCGATGAAGGTGGAGCCAAGGGTCTTTTAATGAATAATCTTGGTGTATATGGTGGCTGTAGGGTGCTCTTTGATTCACAAGAAGTGCCTGCTAAGTGTATGGCAAGCCAAAATCAATCTGATATTTCAGATACTATTGATCTTTCTTTTCTCAAAG ATTGTATTGATCAGATGGTGTTGGACATGCGTGTAAAGGATGAAATTTCTCCAAGTCTCAGGACTATAGTAAACCAATTTGATGAAAGTAACAGAAGGCCCACTGATATTCAACTTCAAGGCCCGAGTTCAGCTGAAGATCTTGACAATGCTGATAATAATGAAAATGGTTTTGATAGAGAAGAATACGAGAACTGCACGGCCTGGAGTGATGATCATGATGACCAAACAGTTGTTGCCGATCTTGACTATAATGATGCAGATCCAAGTTTTTCCAGTTACCCTcag GACAATGCTGAGCAATTTCCTTCCCCAGAAACTGATATGGATGACAGATTTGAAAATGTTGAGGGGTATTTATTTTTGAGTCTGGGTTTTAGTTCAAAACAAAACGCATGGGCAGGGCCTGATCATTGGAAGTATCGAAAATCCAAAG TCTCAGAGGTTCATCCTACTTCTGAAGATGGGTCGACCCTAAAAAGTAGGCAGCCAAAGAGTAAGAGACAAACAGAAGTTGATTTAAATTTCACAGATTCTCTTGAGAAAAAAGTGCTAGATACGTTTTCTCCTCCCAAGAATCCCAAATTGTTACTGCTTCCCGAAAGCAGATTGCCTTGCAATACAAAGCTTCCTGAGGACTGCCACTATCAGCCAGAGGATCTTGTCAAGTTATTTCTTCTGTCTAATGTGAAG tGTCTCGGGAGGAAGGCAAACAGGTTCTCAG ATGGATCTAGAGAACAATCCAACGAATATGAATCATTCCCTTCGTGGGATAATGGAAGTGTTTGTGGGGATGACGCTGGTGACTACGGAGGTGATCTTCATAGTGACATGGAGGACTCCAACACTCTAATTACTCAGCCTCGTCAG GTCAATAAAATTGAAGTCCAGTATGACAAGACTTCCAAACAAGTTGATGTTCATGCACTGAAAATTACTCTTTGGGACCATGTTCAAGAATCTGTTAAACTTCCTTTAGAG GGTCAAAAAGATACTTTATCTTTCAAGAATATATTAGCCAACTTTCCTAGCGAATGCAATGCTGCTGCAACAATTAGCGACATCTCTCCTCATTTGTGCTTCATATGTCTATTGCATTTGGCAAATGAGAAAGGATTGAGCATTCAAAACTCCTCCAACTTGGATGATCTTGCCATACGGCTTCCACAAGTTGCTGATTCTATAAGGGGAACAGTTTAG
- the LOC100499986 gene encoding uncharacterized protein translates to MALNQSKAVLLRVSLVVVALCIAGYIVGPPLYWHFVAVNNHSSSSTCAPCICDCSSQPILSIPQGLSNTSFGDCAKPDPEVSGDTEKNFAELLTEELKLQESQAVENQQRADMALLEAKKIASQYQKEADKCNSGMETCEEAREKAELTLVTQKKLTALWELRARQKGWKEGLAKSHAHSQGKVQSS, encoded by the exons atGGCTCTGAACCAATCAAAGGCCGTGTTGTTGAGGGTGAgtttggtggtggtggcgcTGTGTATAGCAGGATACATAGTGGGTCCCCCTCTCTACTGGCATTTCGTTGCAGTGAACAACCACTCTTCATCTTCTACTTGTGCACCCTGCATCTGCGATTGCTCTTCACAACCCATTCTTTCTATTCCAcaag GACTTAGCAACACTTCCTTCGGAG ATTGTGCAAAGCCTGACCCAGAAGTGAGTGGAGACACTGAAAAGAATTTTGCTGAGCTATTGACAGAAGAACTCAAGCTTCAGGAGAGCCAAGCTGTGGAAAATCAGCAACGTGCTGACATGGCATTGCTTGAGGCAAAAAAGATTGCATCTCAGTATCAGAAGGAAGCAGACAAGTGTAATTCAGGAATGGAAACGTGCGAGGAGGCTAGGGAGAAGGCTGAGTTGACATTAGTCACGCAGAAGAAGCTAACTGCATTGTGGGAACTTAGAGCACGTCAGAAAGGGTGGAAGGAAGGGCTTGCCAAATCTCATGCACACTCTCAAGGGAAAGTACAGAGTTCTTAG